The Clostridium chauvoei genome has a window encoding:
- the gmd gene encoding GDP-mannose 4,6-dehydratase — translation MKKALITGITGQDGSYLAELLLEKGYEVHGIIRRHSTINTSRIDHLFENPEIGNKKLFLHYGDLTDSSNLNRLIEKINPEEIYNLAAQSHVAVSFEVPEYTAEATGTGTLRLLDAIRETGVKCKFYQASTSELFGGLPDTAPQSEKTPFYPKSPYGVAKLYSYWITVNYRESYDMFACNGILFNHESPRRGETFVTRKITRAVASIMAGKQEKLSLGNLDAKRDWGFAGDYVEGMWLMLQQEKPQDYVLATNETHTVREFVELAFEEVGVEIEWKGTGVDEKGYNKATGELLVDVNPRYFRPAEVELLWGDSRKAEKELGWERKVSFKSLVSMMVDGDMREIAGIGSQEFIKKAEAAVTND, via the coding sequence ATGAAAAAAGCGTTAATTACAGGAATAACAGGACAAGATGGATCATACTTAGCAGAATTATTATTAGAAAAAGGTTATGAAGTACACGGAATAATAAGAAGACATAGTACTATAAATACATCAAGAATAGATCACTTATTTGAAAATCCTGAAATAGGAAACAAGAAACTGTTCTTACACTATGGAGATTTAACAGATTCAAGTAACTTAAATAGATTAATAGAAAAAATTAATCCAGAAGAAATATACAACTTAGCAGCACAAAGTCACGTTGCAGTAAGCTTTGAAGTTCCAGAATATACAGCAGAAGCTACAGGAACAGGTACTTTAAGATTACTAGATGCAATAAGAGAAACAGGCGTTAAGTGTAAATTCTATCAAGCTTCAACTTCAGAATTATTCGGAGGACTTCCTGATACAGCTCCACAAAGTGAAAAGACTCCATTCTATCCAAAGAGTCCATACGGTGTAGCTAAGCTTTATTCATATTGGATAACAGTAAACTATAGAGAAAGCTATGATATGTTTGCTTGTAACGGAATATTATTCAACCACGAATCACCAAGAAGAGGAGAAACTTTTGTTACTAGAAAGATAACAAGAGCAGTAGCTTCAATAATGGCAGGAAAGCAAGAAAAGTTAAGCCTTGGAAACTTAGATGCAAAGAGAGACTGGGGATTTGCAGGAGACTACGTAGAAGGTATGTGGTTAATGCTTCAACAAGAAAAGCCACAAGACTATGTACTTGCAACTAACGAAACTCATACAGTAAGAGAATTTGTTGAACTTGCATTTGAAGAAGTAGGAGTAGAAATAGAATGGAAGGGTACTGGAGTAGATGAAAAGGGATATAACAAAGCTACAGGTGAATTATTAGTAGATGTTAACCCAAGATACTTTAGACCAGCAGAAGTTGAACTTCTATGGGGAGATTCAAGAAAAGCAGAAAAAGAATTAGGATGGGAAAGAAAAGTTAGCTTCAAGAGCCTAGTATCAATGATGGTAGATGGCGATATGAGAGAAATCGCTGGAATAGGTTCACAAGAATTTATAAAAAAAGCAGAAGCTGCAGTTACAAATGACTAA
- a CDS encoding glycosyltransferase family 4 protein, which yields MQDKKNLLIYAHYFYPDVASTGQILTELSDSLKDTFNITVICVVPSYDGKVSEKYKTNRIYHEDFNGIKVVRVRVPEFQKSNKISRVKNLLAYFLNSIIATFKIGKQDYIYTISQPPVLGGILGVIGKWFKGGKLIYNIQDFNPEQTMAIGYAKNKFILNFTMMLDKFSCKMSDKVIVVGRDMQETLKNRFNGKNVPRNVFINNWIDEKTTYPLDSNNKKIIEFKKKYELEDKFIIMYSGNIGLYYDLENIIKVIAEFKDEKDIVFAFIGDGTVKEKIEKYAIDNKLENVKFIPYQPKEDLIYSLNSADIHWVVNAKGIKGVSVPSKLYGVMAVGKPVLGVLEEGSEARLIIEEAGCGICAEPGDYKGIFNNINYIVKEKNNIKAMGPKGREYLEKNLTRDVSMEKYKNNILEL from the coding sequence ATGCAAGATAAGAAAAATTTATTAATATATGCACATTATTTTTATCCTGATGTTGCATCAACTGGACAAATACTTACAGAGTTATCAGATAGTTTAAAAGATACTTTCAATATAACTGTAATATGTGTAGTTCCAAGCTATGATGGGAAAGTTTCAGAAAAGTATAAGACTAATAGAATTTATCATGAAGATTTTAATGGAATAAAGGTAGTTAGAGTTAGAGTACCTGAATTCCAAAAGAGTAATAAGATAAGTAGAGTTAAAAACTTATTAGCATATTTCTTAAACTCTATAATAGCTACATTCAAAATAGGAAAACAAGATTATATATATACTATTTCTCAACCACCAGTATTAGGAGGAATCCTTGGAGTAATAGGAAAATGGTTTAAAGGCGGAAAGTTAATTTATAATATCCAAGACTTTAACCCAGAGCAAACTATGGCTATAGGTTATGCTAAAAATAAATTTATTTTAAACTTTACTATGATGTTAGATAAATTTAGTTGCAAGATGTCAGATAAAGTTATAGTTGTTGGCCGTGATATGCAAGAGACTTTAAAAAATAGATTTAATGGGAAAAATGTTCCAAGGAATGTATTTATAAATAACTGGATAGATGAAAAAACAACATATCCTTTAGATAGCAATAATAAAAAAATTATAGAATTTAAGAAAAAGTATGAGTTAGAAGATAAATTTATAATTATGTACTCAGGAAATATAGGATTATATTATGACTTAGAAAATATAATTAAAGTTATTGCAGAATTTAAAGATGAAAAAGATATAGTTTTTGCATTTATTGGTGATGGAACAGTAAAAGAGAAGATAGAAAAATATGCTATAGATAATAAATTAGAAAATGTAAAATTTATACCATATCAGCCTAAAGAAGATTTAATATATTCTTTAAATTCAGCAGATATACATTGGGTAGTAAATGCAAAAGGCATAAAAGGAGTATCTGTACCAAGCAAACTTTATGGAGTAATGGCTGTAGGTAAGCCAGTTCTTGGAGTACTAGAAGAAGGTTCAGAAGCAAGATTGATAATAGAAGAAGCTGGATGTGGAATATGTGCAGAACCAGGCGATTATAAGGGTATTTTTAACAACATAAATTACATAGTTAAAGAAAAAAATAATATAAAGGCTATGGGGCCAAAGGGACGAGAGTATCTAGAAAAGAATTTAACTAGAGATGTGTCTATGGAAAAATACAAAAATAATATTTTAGAGTTATAA
- a CDS encoding mannose-1-phosphate guanylyltransferase, whose translation MLCAVIMAGGKGTRFWPLSTEEKPKQFLNLIEEETMIQMTVNRILPIIPMERVFVCTGAMYVDLVREQLPNLPERNIIVEPEGRNTAPCIALSSLVIKRYYKDANMVVLPSDHLIRDEEKFRDIVKAADSYLNENKNAIVTLGMKPDRPETGYGYINYGTEEVEVNEHKVIKVNSFVEKPNLEKAKEYLKQGSYLWNGGMFLWNIENILKEIKAYLPNTYEALKEIENIKEEDLQEYIVDNYKKTDSTSIDYGILEKSNEIYVVPSEIGWDDVGSWEAIERYRERDTMGNIHVGNISSVGGKDNLVIAPNQNIIIDGLSGIYVIENDGQIIVGSKEKVSQIKELRYAR comes from the coding sequence ATGTTATGTGCTGTAATTATGGCAGGGGGTAAGGGAACAAGATTTTGGCCTTTATCTACAGAAGAAAAACCAAAGCAATTTTTAAACCTTATAGAGGAAGAAACTATGATTCAAATGACAGTAAATAGAATCCTTCCTATTATTCCTATGGAAAGAGTGTTTGTATGTACTGGGGCTATGTATGTAGATTTAGTAAGAGAACAACTTCCAAATCTTCCAGAAAGAAATATAATAGTTGAACCAGAAGGAAGAAATACAGCTCCTTGTATAGCTTTATCATCATTAGTTATAAAGAGATATTACAAAGATGCCAATATGGTAGTTTTACCTTCAGATCACTTAATAAGAGATGAAGAAAAATTTAGAGACATTGTAAAAGCTGCAGATAGCTATTTAAATGAAAATAAGAATGCAATAGTTACTTTAGGAATGAAACCAGATAGACCAGAAACAGGTTATGGATATATAAACTACGGAACAGAGGAAGTAGAAGTTAATGAGCATAAAGTTATAAAAGTAAATTCCTTTGTAGAAAAACCTAATTTAGAAAAAGCTAAAGAGTATTTAAAGCAAGGTTCATATTTATGGAATGGTGGAATGTTTTTATGGAACATAGAAAACATATTAAAAGAGATAAAAGCATACTTACCTAATACTTATGAAGCTTTAAAAGAAATAGAGAATATAAAAGAAGAAGACTTACAAGAATATATAGTTGATAATTATAAAAAAACAGATTCAACATCAATAGATTACGGAATTTTAGAAAAGTCTAATGAAATATATGTAGTTCCAAGTGAAATAGGTTGGGATGATGTTGGAAGCTGGGAGGCTATTGAAAGATATAGAGAAAGAGACACTATGGGAAATATTCATGTTGGAAATATAAGTAGTGTGGGCGGAAAAGACAATTTAGTAATAGCACCTAATCAAAACATAATAATAGATGGATTAAGTGGTATTTACGTTATAGAAAATGATGGACAAATAATAGTAGGCAGTAAAGAAAAAGTTTCTCAAATAAAGGAATTAAGATATGCAAGATAA
- a CDS encoding sugar transferase, translating into MLQNIKERRYLYEASKRGLDIIASLSGLILLSPILIVIATLIKLESKGPIIFSQKRVGLNGKEFNMYKFRSMVVNAEELKKKLAEQNEMSGPMFKMKNDPRITKIGKFIRKTSIDELPQLINILKGEMSLVGPRPSLPQEVKEFEPWMMKRLEVKPGLTCYWQVSGRNNIDFEDWMKLDIKYVETRCLLLDIKLIFKTFFVLFGDDNAC; encoded by the coding sequence GTGCTTCAAAATATTAAAGAGAGAAGATATTTATATGAAGCATCTAAAAGGGGACTAGATATAATTGCTTCTTTAAGTGGTTTGATTTTACTTAGCCCAATTTTAATAGTAATAGCTACTTTAATAAAGTTAGAATCAAAAGGACCTATAATATTTTCACAAAAAAGAGTTGGTTTAAATGGTAAAGAATTCAATATGTACAAGTTTAGATCAATGGTTGTAAATGCAGAAGAACTTAAAAAGAAACTTGCAGAGCAAAATGAAATGTCAGGTCCAATGTTTAAGATGAAAAATGATCCTAGAATTACTAAGATAGGAAAGTTTATAAGGAAAACAAGCATAGATGAATTACCACAATTAATCAATATCCTAAAGGGAGAAATGAGTTTAGTAGGACCTAGACCAAGCCTTCCACAAGAAGTAAAAGAGTTTGAACCTTGGATGATGAAAAGATTAGAAGTAAAACCAGGGCTTACATGCTACTGGCAAGTATCAGGAAGAAATAATATTGATTTTGAAGATTGGATGAAGCTAGACATTAAATATGTGGAAACGAGATGTCTTTTATTAGATATAAAGCTTATATTTAAAACATTTTTTGTATTATTTGGAGATGATAATGCATGTTAA
- a CDS encoding tyrosine-protein phosphatase, producing MVDIHSHILWGVDDGSKSEEMTLNMLRQAVKCGTSKIVATPHFLRGHYEIAQGELKNNLKKIKELAEKNNINLSIYLGQEVYYTEKILDYYNEGLIGTINGSRYMLIEFPIRDFSTTEILDNLYELQIKGIVPVIAHPERYIKFIREPRLINRFIREGYLFQLNSGSIEGKFGKDVKKLAETFLENKIYSFIGSDAHRDEKRNTDISEGIKIIKKIDDSYLRALRNNGEKLLNNEEVEFFGEQIKPKKKGLFGIFRK from the coding sequence ATGGTAGATATACATTCACATATTTTATGGGGAGTAGATGATGGGTCAAAGTCAGAAGAGATGACTTTGAATATGCTAAGACAAGCTGTTAAATGTGGCACTAGTAAAATAGTTGCCACACCACATTTTTTAAGGGGACATTATGAAATTGCACAAGGGGAATTAAAAAACAACTTAAAGAAAATTAAGGAATTAGCTGAAAAAAATAATATAAACCTATCAATATATTTAGGGCAAGAAGTATATTATACAGAAAAAATTCTGGATTATTATAACGAAGGTTTAATAGGGACAATAAATGGTTCTAGATATATGTTGATAGAATTTCCAATTAGAGATTTTTCAACAACAGAAATATTAGATAATTTATATGAACTTCAAATAAAAGGGATAGTGCCAGTAATAGCACATCCTGAAAGATATATAAAATTTATAAGAGAACCTAGATTGATAAATAGGTTCATAAGAGAAGGATATTTATTTCAACTTAATTCAGGAAGTATAGAAGGTAAGTTTGGTAAAGATGTTAAAAAATTAGCAGAAACTTTTCTTGAAAATAAAATATATAGCTTTATAGGTTCAGATGCTCATAGAGACGAAAAGAGAAATACGGATATAAGTGAAGGAATAAAAATAATAAAAAAAATAGATGATTCTTATTTAAGAGCATTAAGGAACAATGGGGAAAAATTATTAAATAATGAAGAAGTAGAATTTTTCGGAGAACAAATAAAGCCTAAGAAAAAAGGCTTATTTGGAATTTTTAGGAAATAA
- a CDS encoding CpsD/CapB family tyrosine-protein kinase, whose translation MFIVEKDPKSIAAESYRTLRTNLQYSSFDKEYKVIVVTSSEPGEGKSTTSGNLAISLAQGDKKVILIDCDLRKPSVHRKFKISNVIGLSDVLIGKEKLYAAAQKHGDNLIILTAGKIPPNPSEMLNSKAMTALLEELKKQFDYIILDTPPVQAVTDSQILSTKADGTILVIRSEKTKRDSVHNAVNLLKKVNANIIGTVLNGVDASHNKYYYYYGEG comes from the coding sequence ATGTTTATAGTAGAAAAAGATCCTAAATCTATAGCAGCAGAAAGCTATAGAACTTTAAGAACCAATTTACAATATTCATCTTTTGATAAGGAATATAAAGTAATAGTTGTAACTAGCTCAGAACCAGGAGAAGGTAAATCAACTACATCAGGAAATCTTGCAATATCCTTAGCTCAAGGTGATAAAAAAGTAATATTAATAGATTGTGATTTAAGAAAACCGTCAGTACATAGAAAATTTAAGATATCTAATGTAATAGGTTTATCAGATGTATTAATAGGAAAAGAAAAGTTATATGCAGCAGCACAAAAGCACGGAGATAACTTAATAATATTAACCGCAGGAAAAATACCGCCAAACCCATCAGAAATGTTAAACTCAAAAGCTATGACAGCACTACTAGAAGAATTAAAAAAGCAATTTGATTATATAATCTTAGATACTCCACCAGTACAAGCCGTAACAGATTCACAAATTTTATCAACAAAAGCAGATGGAACAATTCTTGTTATCAGATCTGAAAAAACTAAGAGAGATTCAGTACATAACGCAGTAAACTTATTAAAAAAAGTAAATGCTAACATAATTGGTACAGTTCTAAACGGGGTAGATGCTAGCCATAATAAGTACTATTATTACTACGGAGAAGGATAA
- a CDS encoding YveK family protein has protein sequence MEERVISIEELFQAIKKRWKLVILCTIVATLLSGIISFFIIKPRYEANTKIFIGKEEGENQNYDQSDVAMYQKLMKTYSEAIKTKDLIGRALKNSSLNLKEDTILQNLIVLPVADTQILQIKFKGKDKEETRDVIEAITKEFINTSKDLVPNGNTKVIEKVELPEKPISPNKKMNIIIAFALGFLVGIGLCFLLEFLDNTFKNKEQLEKELGVPVIGVIPNIDRK, from the coding sequence TTGGAAGAAAGAGTTATAAGTATTGAAGAATTATTTCAAGCAATTAAAAAAAGATGGAAGTTAGTAATTTTATGTACAATAGTAGCTACACTTTTATCAGGAATTATAAGTTTTTTTATAATAAAGCCAAGGTATGAGGCTAACACGAAGATATTTATAGGTAAGGAAGAGGGAGAAAATCAAAACTATGATCAAAGCGATGTAGCTATGTATCAAAAGCTTATGAAAACATACTCTGAAGCTATAAAGACCAAAGACCTTATAGGAAGAGCTTTAAAAAATAGTAGCTTAAATTTAAAGGAAGATACTATACTACAAAATTTAATAGTACTACCTGTAGCAGATACACAAATTCTTCAAATAAAATTTAAAGGAAAAGATAAAGAAGAAACAAGAGATGTTATAGAAGCTATTACAAAGGAATTTATTAATACTTCTAAAGATTTAGTTCCAAATGGAAATACAAAAGTAATAGAAAAGGTAGAACTACCTGAAAAACCAATAAGCCCAAATAAAAAAATGAACATAATAATAGCTTTTGCACTAGGATTTTTAGTAGGTATAGGTTTATGTTTCTTATTAGAATTCTTAGACAATACTTTTAAAAATAAAGAACAGTTAGAAAAAGAACTAGGGGTACCTGTAATTGGAGTTATTCCAAATATAGATAGAAAGTAA
- a CDS encoding YveK family protein yields the protein MEKDVNFQRILTAIRRGWKTIVITVLTITLISSTTTFFLIKPTYETQVKLFIGKEETKKEGYNESEVHMYQKLLKTYSEVIKTKDLANAAIKKANIDIKPAEVLNNLTIVPVADTQILEIKYKSTSPTDGYNLINSIKDEFIKLSEDIVQKGNIQVLESAQIPKKPVSPNKVLNIGLSIVLSLGLGAGIVLLKEFMNNSFRGKEEIEKELGLPVIGVILDINSLER from the coding sequence ATGGAAAAAGACGTAAATTTTCAACGAATATTGACAGCTATAAGAAGAGGATGGAAAACAATAGTTATAACAGTACTAACTATTACATTAATATCCTCAACCACAACTTTCTTTTTAATTAAACCTACATATGAAACACAGGTTAAATTATTTATAGGAAAAGAGGAAACTAAAAAAGAGGGATATAACGAAAGTGAAGTACATATGTATCAAAAGTTACTTAAGACTTATTCAGAAGTTATTAAGACTAAGGATTTAGCAAATGCTGCAATAAAAAAAGCAAATATAGATATAAAGCCAGCAGAGGTTCTTAATAACTTAACAATAGTTCCAGTAGCAGATACACAAATACTAGAAATAAAGTATAAAAGCACATCACCTACTGATGGATATAATTTAATAAACTCTATTAAAGATGAATTTATTAAATTATCAGAGGATATAGTTCAAAAAGGTAATATACAAGTTTTAGAAAGTGCACAAATTCCTAAAAAACCAGTAAGCCCTAATAAAGTTTTAAATATAGGATTATCTATTGTTTTAAGCTTAGGGTTAGGTGCCGGAATAGTTTTATTAAAAGAATTTATGAACAATTCATTTAGAGGTAAAGAGGAAATAGAAAAAGAATTAGGTTTACCTGTAATTGGAGTTATACTAGATATTAATTCTTTGGAGAGATAG
- a CDS encoding RNA polymerase sigma factor, whose amino-acid sequence MRDLLKRAKLGDKKAKELIIMACKPLIIKTYRSVELIDYDKEDIEQICVMVILNVIEKIDINRGDKLLGYIKKSIQNQMIDLKRRRNVKEKYEKVVMVEVAENRASIEEEILEKDLIKILIKIVKNLSYEEKLLFKIVFLNEKPLTRYADIRKMSYIDAYKLKQRVTRVLRENIK is encoded by the coding sequence ATGAGGGATTTATTAAAGAGAGCAAAGTTAGGCGATAAAAAAGCAAAAGAGTTAATTATAATGGCGTGTAAACCACTTATAATTAAAACTTACAGGTCAGTTGAATTAATAGATTATGATAAGGAAGATATAGAACAAATTTGTGTTATGGTTATACTTAATGTTATAGAAAAAATTGATATAAATAGAGGGGATAAGCTTTTAGGATATATAAAAAAATCTATACAAAATCAAATGATAGATTTAAAAAGAAGGAGAAATGTTAAGGAAAAGTATGAAAAAGTTGTTATGGTAGAAGTGGCAGAAAATAGGGCTAGTATAGAAGAAGAGATATTAGAAAAAGATCTTATTAAAATACTAATAAAGATAGTAAAAAATCTATCGTATGAAGAGAAACTTCTATTTAAAATAGTTTTCCTAAATGAGAAACCATTAACTCGTTATGCAGATATTAGAAAAATGTCATATATAGATGCATATAAGTTAAAACAAAGAGTTACAAGGGTTTTACGTGAAAATATAAAATAA
- a CDS encoding DUF2922 domain-containing protein, with the protein MATTTTIVMSFKDPVEKTFKLSVRDVNPEINEDNINALMDNIVANNVIETEYGALASKEKAEVIVKEVTEVNLV; encoded by the coding sequence ATGGCTACAACAACTACTATAGTAATGTCGTTTAAAGATCCAGTAGAAAAAACTTTTAAATTATCTGTAAGAGATGTTAATCCTGAAATAAATGAAGATAACATCAATGCTTTAATGGATAATATAGTAGCAAACAATGTTATTGAAACAGAATATGGAGCTTTAGCATCTAAAGAAAAGGCTGAAGTTATAGTTAAAGAAGTTACAGAAGTTAACTTAGTTTAA